A single window of Archangium gephyra DNA harbors:
- the nagB gene encoding glucosamine-6-phosphate deaminase, producing the protein MNVRVFASESEAAAACAALVAAAIREKPSLVLGLPTGRTPLNVYRELVALHRRGQVDFSRVTTFNLDEFLGLAPDDPSSYRAYMERHFFQHVNLAPERIHFFDGSAERAERECVRYDLELATAGGLDLLLLGIGPNGHVAFLEPGESLQAGSHRARLSRESRQAVASLFGDDVWKVPLAALTLGMAALIQARRVILLAFGVNKAAAVTAMVRGPITPVCPASFLQLHGNVEVWVDAEAGRGLDGSR; encoded by the coding sequence TTGAACGTCCGCGTCTTCGCCTCGGAGTCGGAAGCCGCCGCCGCCTGCGCGGCCCTCGTCGCCGCCGCGATCCGGGAGAAGCCCTCCCTGGTCCTCGGGCTGCCCACGGGACGTACACCGCTCAACGTGTACCGGGAGCTGGTGGCGCTGCACCGGCGCGGGCAGGTGGACTTCTCGCGGGTGACCACCTTCAACCTGGACGAGTTCCTCGGGCTGGCGCCGGACGACCCCAGCAGCTACCGGGCGTACATGGAGCGGCACTTCTTCCAGCACGTCAACCTGGCACCCGAGCGCATCCACTTCTTCGACGGGAGCGCGGAGCGGGCCGAGCGGGAATGCGTCCGCTATGACCTCGAGCTGGCGACGGCGGGAGGGCTGGACCTGCTGCTGCTGGGCATCGGGCCCAATGGGCATGTGGCTTTCCTCGAGCCGGGGGAGAGTCTCCAGGCGGGCAGCCACCGGGCACGGCTGTCCCGGGAATCCCGCCAGGCGGTGGCCTCGCTCTTCGGGGATGACGTCTGGAAGGTCCCCCTGGCGGCGCTCACCCTGGGCATGGCGGCGCTGATTCAGGCGCGCCGCGTCATCCTCCTGGCCTTCGGGGTGAACAAGGCGGCGGCGGTGACGGCCATGGTGCGCGGTCCCATCACCCCGGTGTGCCCGGCCTCGTTCCTCCAACTCCACGGCAACGTGGAGGTCTGGGTGGACGCCGAGGCCGGACGGGGCCTGGACGGCTCGCGCTAG
- a CDS encoding 6-phosphofructokinase produces the protein MKVAVLTGGGDCPGLNAVIRAVVRRATSHGFEMMGLRDGWKGLLEDNHFRLTRETTSGILHRGGTILGTSRVNPFKVENGLEKVKRAIERHDIHAVIAIGGEGTLSAATRMAKEGLRIVGVPKTIDNDLNGTDFTFGFDTAVTIATEAIDRLHSTAESHKRVIVCEVMGRHVGWIATYAGMAGGADVILVPEVPADLVRVAEHIKHRHSTGRSFSIVVVAEGTRIKAGEDQQEHLVTSGALDEAGRPRLGGVGAIVANEIERRTGYETRVSVLGHIQRGGAPTAHDRVLATRFGVHACDMVARGEFGKMAALRGNEIISVDLSDATRELKKVPQEFFEVAQVFFG, from the coding sequence ATGAAAGTCGCCGTCCTTACAGGCGGGGGTGACTGCCCCGGCCTCAACGCGGTCATCCGCGCCGTCGTCCGCCGCGCCACCTCGCATGGCTTCGAGATGATGGGCCTGCGCGATGGGTGGAAGGGTCTTCTCGAAGACAACCACTTCCGCCTCACGCGCGAGACCACCTCCGGCATCCTCCACCGGGGAGGCACCATCCTGGGCACCTCCCGCGTCAACCCCTTCAAGGTCGAGAACGGCCTGGAGAAGGTCAAGCGCGCCATCGAGCGCCATGACATCCACGCCGTCATCGCCATTGGCGGTGAGGGCACGCTCTCGGCCGCCACGCGCATGGCCAAGGAGGGCCTGCGCATCGTCGGCGTGCCCAAGACGATCGACAACGATCTCAACGGCACGGACTTCACCTTCGGCTTCGACACGGCGGTGACCATCGCCACCGAGGCCATTGATCGGCTGCACTCCACCGCCGAGTCGCACAAGCGCGTCATCGTGTGCGAGGTGATGGGCCGGCACGTGGGATGGATCGCCACCTACGCGGGCATGGCCGGCGGCGCGGACGTGATTCTGGTGCCCGAGGTCCCCGCGGACCTGGTGCGGGTGGCCGAGCACATCAAGCACCGGCACTCCACCGGGCGCTCCTTCTCCATCGTGGTGGTGGCCGAGGGCACGCGCATCAAGGCGGGCGAGGACCAGCAGGAGCACCTGGTCACCTCGGGCGCGCTGGACGAGGCGGGCCGGCCCCGGCTCGGTGGCGTGGGTGCCATCGTGGCCAATGAGATCGAACGGCGCACGGGCTACGAGACACGCGTGTCGGTGCTGGGCCACATCCAGCGCGGCGGCGCCCCCACGGCACATGACCGCGTGCTGGCCACGCGCTTCGGCGTGCACGCGTGCGACATGGTGGCCCGGGGTGAGTTCGGCAAGATGGCCGCGCTCCGGGGCAATGAGATCATCAGCGTGGACCTGTCGGATGCCACCCGGGAGCTCAAGAAGGTGCCCCAGGAGTTCTTCGAGGTCGCCCAGGTCTTCTTCGGTTAG
- a CDS encoding threonine synthase, protein MSFLSHLECSRCRKTHDADRVQNLCDCGGPLLVRYDLKAVAKAVRPADLAGRVSSLWRYREVLPLRDDKNIVTLGEGMTPLFPLPRLGKEIGLPDLWLKDEGLNPTASFKARGAATGVSRALELGIKALAMPTNGNAGGAWASYGARAGMSVTLVMPTDAPAMSVLEATAVGANAYMVKGQITDAGAIVGRSAKAHGWFEAATLKEPYRIEGKKTMGYEIAEQLGWTLPDVILYPTGGGVGIIGIYKALLEMREMGWLPENVRFPKLVAVQAEGCQPIVKAFREGKDVSEKWENASTVAQGIRVPKALGDFLVLQAVRETGGTCVAVPDADTMWGLERISRTEGAFICPEGAALVGAARMLLRDGWLEAGQRVLLLNTGAGIKYPDVMSPKLPVLELNATL, encoded by the coding sequence ATGTCCTTCCTCTCCCATCTCGAGTGCTCGCGCTGCCGCAAGACGCATGACGCGGACCGGGTCCAGAACCTGTGCGACTGTGGCGGCCCGCTGCTCGTGCGCTATGACCTGAAGGCCGTTGCCAAGGCTGTGCGCCCCGCCGACCTCGCCGGCCGTGTCTCCTCGCTGTGGCGCTACCGCGAGGTCCTGCCCCTCCGCGATGACAAGAACATCGTCACGCTCGGCGAAGGCATGACGCCACTGTTTCCCCTGCCGCGCCTGGGTAAGGAGATCGGCCTGCCCGACCTGTGGCTGAAGGACGAGGGGTTGAATCCCACCGCCTCCTTCAAGGCCCGCGGCGCCGCCACCGGTGTCAGCCGCGCCCTCGAGCTGGGCATCAAGGCGCTCGCCATGCCCACCAACGGCAATGCCGGCGGCGCCTGGGCCAGCTACGGCGCTCGCGCCGGGATGTCCGTGACACTCGTCATGCCCACCGACGCTCCCGCCATGAGTGTGTTGGAGGCCACCGCCGTCGGCGCCAACGCGTACATGGTGAAGGGGCAGATTACCGATGCTGGCGCCATCGTCGGCCGCTCGGCCAAGGCCCATGGCTGGTTCGAGGCCGCCACCCTCAAGGAGCCGTACCGCATCGAGGGCAAGAAGACGATGGGGTACGAGATCGCCGAGCAGCTCGGATGGACCCTGCCCGACGTCATCCTGTACCCCACCGGCGGCGGCGTGGGCATCATCGGCATCTACAAGGCCCTGTTGGAGATGCGCGAGATGGGCTGGCTCCCCGAGAACGTCCGCTTCCCCAAGCTCGTCGCCGTCCAGGCCGAGGGCTGCCAGCCCATCGTGAAGGCCTTCCGCGAGGGCAAGGACGTCTCCGAGAAGTGGGAGAACGCGTCGACTGTTGCCCAGGGGATCCGCGTGCCCAAGGCGCTCGGCGACTTCCTCGTGCTCCAGGCCGTTCGCGAGACGGGTGGCACCTGCGTGGCCGTGCCGGATGCGGACACGATGTGGGGCTTGGAGCGCATCAGCCGCACGGAGGGAGCGTTCATCTGCCCCGAGGGCGCGGCGCTCGTGGGGGCCGCGCGGATGCTGCTGCGCGATGGGTGGCTCGAGGCCGGTCAGCGTGTGCTGCTGCTCAATACCGGCGCCGGTATCAAGTACCCGGATGTCATGAGCCCGAAGCTGCCCGTGCTCGAGTTGAACGCCACTCTGTGA
- a CDS encoding endonuclease/exonuclease/phosphatase family protein, translated as MTLKVMTLNVLFGGQDRFESLLALVARESPDLLVLQECLGWDDGERLRQVAATLGPEGAVHAHLGSARPRGSGNCYHVAVLSRMAPRSIRVHNNPHFIGHALVQCEFDTREGPLTFFGTHYDAHYETLRFVEARYLRSLLDPAAFREGLYLLAGDLNSLSRKDPYPVDLADQLRLAGVDKYGHPPRFDVIDDVEAFGWVDTLRHRPASPAWVTARRVRNGVTIDYRTDYIFASLRMAERLIHTEVIDVGEATDHNAVVATFRTH; from the coding sequence ATGACGCTGAAGGTGATGACGCTCAACGTCCTCTTCGGAGGGCAGGATCGCTTCGAGTCCCTCCTCGCCCTGGTGGCGCGGGAGAGTCCGGACCTGCTGGTGCTGCAGGAGTGCCTGGGTTGGGACGATGGCGAGCGCCTGCGTCAGGTGGCCGCCACGCTGGGCCCCGAGGGCGCCGTCCACGCCCACCTGGGCTCCGCCCGCCCGCGAGGCAGCGGCAACTGCTACCACGTGGCCGTCCTCAGCCGCATGGCCCCGCGCTCCATCCGGGTGCACAACAACCCGCACTTCATCGGCCATGCGCTGGTGCAGTGCGAGTTCGACACCCGCGAGGGCCCGCTGACGTTCTTCGGGACGCACTACGACGCGCACTACGAGACGCTCCGCTTCGTCGAGGCGCGCTACCTGCGCTCGCTGCTGGACCCCGCCGCCTTCCGCGAGGGCCTCTACCTGCTGGCGGGGGATCTCAACTCGCTGTCACGCAAGGACCCGTACCCCGTGGACCTCGCCGACCAGCTGCGCCTGGCGGGCGTGGACAAGTACGGCCACCCACCGCGCTTCGACGTCATCGATGACGTGGAGGCCTTCGGCTGGGTGGACACCCTGCGCCACCGGCCCGCCTCGCCCGCGTGGGTGACCGCGCGCCGCGTCCGCAACGGCGTGACGATCGATTACCGCACGGACTACATCTTCGCCTCGCTCCGGATGGCCGAGCGGCTCATCCACACCGAGGTCATCGACGTGGGCGAGGCCACCGACCACAACGCGGTGGTGGCCACCTTCCGCACCCATTGA
- the queC gene encoding 7-cyano-7-deazaguanine synthase QueC — translation MAGNNKKKAVVLLSGGLDSTTVLAMAKADGFEPVCLAVSYGQRHSVELDRARRVTQAMGVKDFRVVTVDLRQVGGSALTADIDVPKDRPEDELSHGIPITYVPARNALFLSLALGLAEVVEASVIYIGVNAVDYSGYPDCRPEFIRAFEQMATLATKAGVEGTRFEVRAPLSGMTKADIIRAGVKLGVDYSMTHSCYDPDGEGRACGRCDSCVLRRRGFEQAGVADPTSYVKGA, via the coding sequence ATGGCGGGCAATAACAAGAAGAAGGCGGTGGTACTGCTGTCGGGCGGGCTGGACTCGACGACGGTGCTGGCGATGGCGAAGGCGGACGGCTTCGAGCCGGTGTGCCTCGCGGTGTCCTACGGGCAGCGGCACTCGGTGGAGCTGGATCGGGCGCGCCGGGTGACACAGGCCATGGGCGTGAAGGACTTCCGGGTGGTGACGGTGGACCTGCGGCAGGTGGGCGGCTCGGCCCTGACGGCGGACATCGACGTGCCCAAGGACCGGCCCGAGGACGAGCTGTCGCACGGCATTCCCATCACCTACGTGCCGGCGCGCAACGCGCTGTTCCTGTCGTTGGCGCTGGGGCTGGCGGAGGTGGTGGAGGCGAGCGTCATCTACATTGGCGTGAACGCGGTGGACTACAGCGGGTATCCGGACTGCCGGCCCGAGTTCATCCGGGCGTTCGAGCAGATGGCGACGCTGGCGACGAAGGCGGGAGTGGAGGGGACGCGCTTCGAGGTGAGGGCGCCGCTGTCGGGGATGACGAAGGCGGACATCATCCGGGCGGGGGTGAAGCTGGGGGTGGACTATTCGATGACGCACTCGTGCTACGACCCGGACGGGGAGGGGAGGGCGTGTGGGCGGTGTGACAGCTGCGTGCTGCGGCGCCGGGGATTCGAGCAGGCGGGGGTCGCGGACCCCACGTCCTACGTGAAGGGAGCCTGA
- the ddpX gene encoding D-alanyl-D-alanine dipeptidase, giving the protein MSGVASVAMGLWLAAGNAPVVDATEVVKDLVVDMKYATPDNFLKQKVYPDGARCMLRHDAAERLAKAAETLRAQGYRLKVYDCYRPIAVQWQMWKILPKPGYVANPKKGGNHNRGAAVDLTLTTMDGTEVEMPTEFDSFEPKAHHSYQGGTETSRKHREILRKAMEGAGFKRNPMEWWHYDLPGATKLPVLDVPFTKESEAATPAPEPK; this is encoded by the coding sequence ATGTCGGGAGTGGCAAGCGTGGCGATGGGGCTGTGGCTGGCGGCGGGGAACGCGCCGGTGGTGGACGCCACCGAGGTGGTGAAGGACCTGGTGGTGGACATGAAGTACGCCACGCCGGACAACTTCCTGAAGCAGAAGGTGTACCCGGACGGAGCGCGCTGCATGCTGCGGCACGACGCGGCCGAGCGGCTGGCGAAGGCGGCGGAGACGCTGCGCGCGCAGGGGTACCGGCTGAAGGTGTACGACTGCTACCGGCCGATCGCGGTGCAGTGGCAGATGTGGAAGATCCTCCCGAAGCCCGGCTACGTGGCGAACCCGAAGAAGGGGGGCAACCACAACCGTGGGGCGGCGGTGGACCTGACGCTGACGACGATGGACGGGACGGAAGTGGAGATGCCGACGGAGTTCGACTCATTCGAGCCGAAGGCGCACCACAGCTACCAGGGAGGGACGGAGACGTCGCGGAAGCACCGGGAGATCCTCCGGAAGGCGATGGAGGGAGCGGGCTTCAAGAGGAACCCGATGGAGTGGTGGCACTACGATCTGCCGGGAGCGACGAAGCTGCCGGTGCTGGACGTGCCATTCACGAAGGAGTCCGAGGCCGCCACTCCGGCCCCGGAGCCCAAATAA
- a CDS encoding aldose epimerase gives MVVLTDEGSRAEIVPERGALVSRFIVEGEPILFLDESTLADPTKNVRGGIPVLFPAPGVLPGNKYTADGREYPMRRHGFARDLPWEVRSQETSRVVLALGHSEQTLREFPWRFEARLAVTLLGSALHLSFSAENRDSRPMPLHLGYHPYFHVPQANKVSASVETDASRAWDNRKGAHVALTGLELTGPEVDMHLLDHSLHGTTLERGPGLRPVELAWSPSFTTLVVWTLEGRDFVCVEPWTAPGGALQTHQGLLTVAPGDTFASEFEISVEPMARFVR, from the coding sequence ATGGTGGTGCTCACGGATGAGGGTTCTCGCGCGGAGATCGTCCCCGAGCGGGGAGCACTCGTCAGCCGCTTCATCGTCGAGGGCGAGCCCATCCTCTTCCTCGACGAGAGCACCCTGGCGGACCCCACGAAGAACGTGCGCGGCGGCATCCCCGTGCTCTTCCCCGCCCCCGGCGTCCTCCCCGGCAACAAGTACACGGCGGATGGCCGCGAGTACCCCATGCGCCGCCATGGCTTCGCCCGCGACCTGCCCTGGGAGGTGCGCAGCCAGGAGACTTCACGCGTGGTACTCGCGCTCGGACACTCGGAGCAGACCCTGCGCGAGTTCCCCTGGCGCTTCGAGGCTCGCCTCGCCGTGACGCTCCTCGGCTCCGCGCTCCACCTGTCCTTCAGCGCCGAGAACCGCGACTCGCGGCCCATGCCCCTGCACCTCGGCTACCACCCGTACTTCCACGTCCCCCAAGCCAACAAGGTCTCCGCCAGCGTCGAGACCGATGCCTCCCGCGCCTGGGACAACCGCAAGGGCGCTCATGTCGCCCTCACCGGACTGGAGCTCACCGGGCCCGAGGTGGACATGCACCTGCTCGACCACTCGCTGCACGGCACCACCCTGGAGCGCGGGCCCGGCCTGCGCCCGGTGGAGCTCGCCTGGAGCCCCTCCTTCACCACCCTGGTGGTGTGGACGCTCGAGGGCCGTGACTTCGTCTGCGTGGAACCCTGGACCGCCCCCGGTGGCGCCCTCCAGACCCACCAGGGGCTGCTCACCGTCGCCCCTGGAGACACCTTCGCCTCCGAGTTCGAGATCAGCGTCGAGCCAATGGCCCGCTTCGTCCGCTAA
- the xdhC gene encoding xanthine dehydrogenase accessory protein XdhC — translation MDLYAEMAALVAEGRPFVLATVIESAGSTPQKPGSKMVVLGDGGLRGTVGGGAIEHQIIQAARALLESAESTRVIETHLTHELGMCCGGRMKVFLEKHGAPPRLTVFGAGHVARELALLAHRVGFRVTVVDARPEWATPERFPGIELVLKDPADYARTLSGGTGHCFCITTHDHPLDQAVVEALLDKPSAYLGVIGSRRKAERFRMRLKAAGFSDEAVARLRSPMGVEIGALTPEEIAVSIVGELIRVRRLGASPE, via the coding sequence ATGGACCTTTACGCGGAGATGGCGGCCCTGGTCGCCGAGGGCCGTCCGTTCGTACTGGCCACCGTCATCGAGAGCGCCGGCAGCACGCCGCAGAAGCCGGGCTCGAAGATGGTGGTGCTCGGGGACGGAGGCCTGCGGGGCACCGTGGGCGGTGGCGCCATCGAGCATCAGATCATCCAGGCCGCGCGGGCCCTGCTGGAGTCCGCCGAGAGCACGCGCGTCATCGAGACGCACCTCACGCACGAGCTGGGCATGTGCTGTGGGGGCCGGATGAAGGTGTTCCTGGAGAAGCACGGGGCGCCGCCGAGGCTCACGGTGTTCGGCGCGGGGCACGTGGCGCGCGAGCTGGCGCTGCTGGCCCACCGGGTGGGCTTCCGGGTGACGGTGGTGGACGCCCGGCCCGAGTGGGCCACCCCCGAGCGCTTCCCCGGTATCGAATTGGTGCTGAAGGACCCCGCCGATTACGCGCGGACGCTGAGCGGCGGCACCGGACACTGCTTCTGCATCACCACGCACGACCACCCGCTGGACCAGGCGGTGGTGGAGGCGCTGCTGGACAAGCCCTCGGCCTACCTGGGGGTGATTGGGAGCCGGCGCAAGGCGGAGCGCTTCCGGATGAGGCTGAAGGCCGCGGGCTTCTCCGACGAGGCGGTGGCCCGGCTGCGCTCGCCCATGGGCGTGGAGATTGGCGCGCTCACCCCGGAGGAGATCGCCGTGTCCATCGTGGGGGAGCTCATCCGGGTGCGGCGCCTGGGTGCCTCGCCGGAGTAA
- a CDS encoding COR domain-containing protein — translation MPRKPAGQTPQEICEELIRQAARRRARSLDLSGLGLDALPASIGRLTHLYTLNVSNNNLTTLPDWIGGLTELTSLSAGANPLAALPESMGQLEQLVGLELTRTRLTALPDSICRLTQLRTLSASVNGLAVLPERIGDLKSLEGLWITGNLLTVLPESIGRLEKLEHLQVEGNELKSLPESMGQLSALKTLVLSNNSLTKLPESLRKLKGLGQLFLHGNPALKLPPELLGPTYAEVLLNRLTPASPDLILEFYFRIKKARRPLNEAKLILVGRGGVGKTSLVNRLLHDKFKLGEAKTEGIQISPWPVRLNNEDARLHLWDFGGQEILHATHQFFLTQRSLYLLVLSGREGTEDQDADYWLRMIESFGEGSPVLIVLNKAHEHSFDVNRRALQAKYPGIRGFIRTDCADRTGIDDLREAILHEASRLENLRVAFPASWFEIKDKLSESRKNYLSFAEFQKFCQKHGETEPGAQESLAVHLHQLGVALNYKDDPRLQDTHVLNPHWVTNGIYKLLSSQLLAEQRGVLGLRDVARILEPKKYPPAMYRFLLDLMKKFELCFAFPDNDARYLVPELLDKQEPAEAADFRPEECLNFQYHYPVIPEGLLPRFIVRTHAMSEELPRWRTGVILRFEGNRALVKADPAEKKVLISVTGPVEGRRRLLAIIRSDFERIHRDIPKLDPQEMVPVPGHPEVVIPYAELLIFEANEQTELPKVVGNRVEKLQVKELLNGVNLPIHAKEHLDPFLINAPGMLGGKSSLVRTMSWVHLSQLDAPVHLFYSYSQKDEALRSRLEPHLTLLQRQGLLTTWHERMIGPGEEWKEQLSSQFERADIILLLVSADFLASDYCYDVEMTSALARHEAGTAVVIPVILRDVNWKSAPFAKLQALPKNGLAVTLWPNEDSAWRDVSEGIERKILELRKGRQRL, via the coding sequence ATGCCTCGGAAGCCAGCTGGCCAGACGCCACAAGAGATTTGTGAAGAACTCATCCGGCAAGCGGCACGGCGGAGGGCGCGCTCCCTGGATCTTTCGGGTCTGGGGCTCGATGCGCTTCCCGCCTCCATAGGCCGACTAACGCATTTGTACACCCTGAATGTCTCCAACAACAATCTGACCACGTTACCGGATTGGATCGGCGGACTGACGGAGTTGACATCGCTATCGGCCGGCGCCAATCCGCTGGCCGCGCTTCCTGAGTCCATGGGGCAGCTCGAGCAACTGGTGGGGCTTGAGCTGACCAGGACCAGGCTGACTGCTTTGCCTGATTCCATCTGCCGGCTGACACAGTTGCGCACCCTCTCCGCCTCGGTCAACGGATTGGCCGTGTTGCCTGAGCGGATCGGTGACTTGAAATCGCTGGAAGGACTCTGGATTACAGGGAACCTCCTGACCGTGCTGCCAGAATCCATTGGGCGGCTCGAGAAGCTGGAACATCTCCAGGTTGAAGGCAATGAGCTGAAATCACTACCGGAATCCATGGGGCAGTTGTCAGCCCTCAAGACTCTGGTGCTCTCGAACAACAGTTTGACGAAGCTTCCAGAGAGCCTGAGGAAGTTGAAGGGGTTGGGGCAGCTGTTCTTGCATGGCAATCCGGCACTCAAGTTGCCACCGGAACTCCTCGGCCCGACCTATGCGGAAGTCTTGTTGAACAGGTTGACGCCAGCTTCACCTGATTTGATCCTGGAGTTCTATTTCCGCATCAAGAAGGCGCGGCGGCCTCTCAATGAAGCGAAGCTGATCCTCGTGGGACGCGGGGGTGTGGGAAAGACGTCGCTGGTCAACCGCCTGCTCCATGACAAGTTCAAGCTGGGTGAAGCCAAGACGGAGGGCATCCAGATCTCCCCCTGGCCGGTTCGCCTGAACAATGAGGATGCAAGGCTCCATCTCTGGGATTTCGGCGGACAGGAGATCCTCCACGCAACCCATCAGTTCTTCCTGACGCAGCGCAGTCTGTACCTGCTCGTCCTCAGTGGCCGTGAAGGAACAGAAGATCAGGACGCGGATTACTGGTTGAGAATGATCGAAAGCTTCGGGGAGGGTTCTCCCGTGTTGATCGTCCTCAACAAGGCCCACGAGCATTCGTTCGATGTCAATCGCCGTGCGTTACAGGCCAAGTACCCGGGCATTCGTGGCTTCATTCGTACGGATTGTGCGGACCGTACCGGCATTGACGACCTGCGTGAAGCAATCCTGCACGAGGCCAGCCGGCTCGAAAATCTTCGCGTGGCGTTCCCCGCCAGTTGGTTCGAGATCAAGGACAAGCTGTCGGAATCCCGGAAGAATTATCTCTCCTTCGCCGAGTTCCAGAAGTTCTGTCAGAAGCATGGCGAGACGGAGCCCGGTGCGCAGGAGTCGTTGGCGGTGCACCTCCATCAGCTTGGGGTCGCGCTCAATTATAAGGATGACCCACGGCTTCAGGACACCCATGTGCTCAATCCACATTGGGTGACCAATGGGATCTACAAGCTCTTGAGTTCGCAGTTGTTGGCGGAGCAGCGCGGTGTTCTGGGGTTGAGGGATGTGGCTCGGATTCTCGAGCCCAAGAAATACCCTCCTGCGATGTACCGCTTCTTGCTCGACCTGATGAAGAAGTTCGAGCTGTGTTTCGCCTTCCCGGACAATGATGCGCGCTACCTCGTTCCGGAGTTGCTGGACAAACAGGAGCCGGCGGAGGCCGCCGACTTCCGGCCCGAGGAATGTCTCAACTTCCAATACCATTACCCCGTGATTCCCGAGGGGCTGCTTCCCCGGTTCATCGTGCGCACCCATGCGATGAGCGAAGAGCTGCCGCGTTGGCGCACAGGGGTGATTCTCCGGTTCGAGGGGAACCGGGCCCTCGTCAAGGCGGATCCCGCCGAAAAGAAGGTGCTCATCTCCGTGACGGGCCCGGTCGAGGGACGGCGGCGATTGCTGGCGATCATCCGCTCGGATTTCGAGCGCATCCACCGAGACATCCCGAAGCTGGACCCACAAGAGATGGTGCCCGTTCCCGGACACCCCGAAGTCGTCATCCCCTACGCGGAGTTGCTGATATTCGAGGCGAACGAGCAGACCGAGCTCCCGAAGGTGGTTGGCAACCGCGTCGAAAAGCTCCAGGTGAAAGAGCTCCTGAATGGTGTGAATCTGCCGATCCATGCCAAGGAGCATCTGGATCCATTTCTCATCAATGCTCCCGGTATGCTGGGTGGCAAGAGTTCCCTGGTGCGGACCATGTCGTGGGTGCACCTGAGCCAGCTCGACGCTCCCGTGCATCTCTTCTACAGCTACTCCCAGAAGGACGAGGCACTGCGGAGCAGGCTGGAGCCGCACCTCACGCTGCTCCAACGTCAGGGGCTGCTCACCACCTGGCATGAGCGGATGATCGGACCCGGCGAGGAGTGGAAGGAGCAGCTCTCCAGCCAGTTCGAAAGAGCCGACATCATCCTGCTGCTGGTGAGCGCGGACTTCCTGGCCTCGGACTATTGCTACGATGTCGAGATGACCTCGGCCCTGGCGCGGCACGAGGCGGGGACCGCCGTGGTCATCCCCGTCATTCTACGGGATGTGAACTGGAAGAGCGCGCCGTTCGCGAAGCTCCAGGCCCTCCCCAAGAACGGGCTCGCCGTGACGTTGTGGCCGAACGAGGACTCCGCCTGGCGCGACGTTTCAGAGGGCATTGAGCGCAAGATCCTGGAGCTCCGAAAAGGGCGGCAGCGTTTGTAG